From a region of the Janthinobacterium sp. 61 genome:
- the metF gene encoding methylenetetrahydrofolate reductase [NAD(P)H], producing the protein MEKHNFSIEFFPPKTPEGAEKLRATRIKLSELQPKYFSVTFGAGGTTQQGTLDTVREILAAGEQAAPHLSCVGGSRESIRAVLADFKAAGVSRIVALRGDLPSGYGASGEFRYANELVEFIRAETGDHFHIEVAAYPEVHPQARSPQDDLNAFARKVQAGADAAITQYFYNADAYFQFVEQTQKMGINVPIVAGIMPITNYTQLMRFSDMCGAEIPRWVRLKLASFGDDSASIKAFGLDVVTGLCERLLEGGAPGLHFYSMNQAAPTTALWQRLVK; encoded by the coding sequence ATGGAAAAGCATAATTTCAGTATTGAGTTTTTCCCGCCAAAAACCCCGGAAGGGGCGGAAAAGCTGCGCGCCACGCGTATCAAGTTATCTGAATTGCAGCCGAAGTATTTCTCGGTGACGTTTGGCGCCGGTGGCACCACGCAGCAGGGTACCCTGGACACCGTGCGCGAGATCCTGGCGGCCGGCGAACAAGCCGCGCCCCATCTGTCTTGCGTCGGCGGGTCGCGCGAATCGATCCGCGCCGTGCTGGCCGACTTCAAGGCAGCCGGCGTGAGCCGTATCGTGGCTTTGCGGGGCGACTTGCCCAGCGGCTATGGCGCTTCGGGCGAGTTCCGCTACGCCAACGAGCTGGTGGAATTCATCCGCGCCGAGACGGGCGACCATTTCCATATCGAAGTGGCCGCCTATCCGGAAGTGCACCCGCAAGCCCGTTCGCCGCAGGACGACTTGAACGCGTTCGCGCGCAAGGTGCAGGCGGGCGCCGATGCGGCCATCACCCAGTACTTTTACAATGCCGATGCGTATTTCCAGTTTGTCGAGCAGACACAGAAGATGGGGATCAACGTGCCTATCGTGGCCGGCATCATGCCGATCACGAATTACACGCAGCTGATGCGCTTTTCGGACATGTGCGGTGCGGAAATTCCACGCTGGGTGCGTCTGAAACTGGCCAGCTTTGGCGATGACAGCGCGTCCATCAAGGCTTTTGGCCTGGACGTGGTGACGGGCTTGTGCGAGCGTTTGCTGGAAGGCGGCGCGCCAGGCTTGCATTTCTATAGCATGAACCAGGCGGCGCCCACTACCGCCCTGTGGCAGCGCCTGGTCAAGTAA
- the ahcY gene encoding adenosylhomocysteinase, with amino-acid sequence MNAVLKSQHDYTIADITLAAWGDKEIKIAETEMPGLMAIREEFAAAQPLKGARITGSIHMTIQTAVLIQTLEALGAQVRWASCNIYSTQDHAAAAIAAAGTPVFAIKGESLDDYWEYTHRIFEWPSVDGKAVYSNMILDDGGDATLLLHLGVRAETDLSVLANPGSEEEICMFNSIKKHLLTDPTWYSKRLPEILGVTEETTTGVHRLYQMHKEGKLAFPAINVNDSVTKSKFDNLYGCRESLVDGIKRATDVMIAGKVAVIAGYGDVGKGSAQAMRALSAQVWVTEVDPICALQAAMEGYRVVTMDYACEHGDIFVTCTGNYHILTHDHLTRMKDQAIVCNIGHFDNEIDVASLKQYEWENIKPQVDHIIFPSGRRIILLAEGRLVNLGCGTGHPSYVMSSSFANQTIAQIELYANTANYPVGVYTLPKHLDEKVARLQLKKLNAQLTELTQEQADYIGVRTEGPYKPEHYRY; translated from the coding sequence ATGAACGCCGTACTCAAATCGCAACACGACTACACCATCGCCGATATCACTCTGGCCGCATGGGGCGACAAAGAAATCAAGATTGCTGAAACGGAAATGCCTGGCCTGATGGCCATCCGCGAAGAATTCGCGGCAGCGCAGCCTTTGAAAGGTGCGCGCATCACCGGTTCCATCCACATGACCATCCAGACCGCCGTGCTGATCCAGACTCTGGAAGCACTGGGCGCGCAAGTGCGTTGGGCATCGTGCAACATTTACTCGACGCAAGATCACGCTGCCGCCGCCATCGCTGCCGCCGGCACGCCTGTCTTCGCCATCAAGGGCGAGTCGCTGGACGACTACTGGGAATACACGCACCGCATCTTCGAATGGCCGAGCGTGGATGGCAAGGCTGTCTACTCGAACATGATCCTCGACGATGGCGGCGACGCTACCCTGCTGCTGCACCTGGGCGTGCGCGCGGAAACCGATCTGTCGGTGCTGGCGAATCCGGGTTCGGAAGAAGAAATCTGCATGTTCAACTCGATCAAGAAACACTTGCTGACCGACCCGACCTGGTACTCGAAGCGTCTGCCGGAAATCCTGGGCGTGACGGAAGAAACCACCACCGGCGTGCACCGTTTGTATCAGATGCACAAGGAAGGCAAGCTGGCTTTCCCTGCGATCAACGTCAACGATTCCGTCACGAAGTCGAAATTCGACAACCTGTACGGCTGCCGCGAGTCCCTGGTCGACGGCATCAAGCGCGCCACCGACGTGATGATCGCCGGTAAAGTGGCCGTCATCGCCGGTTACGGTGACGTGGGTAAAGGTTCGGCACAAGCCATGCGCGCCCTGTCGGCGCAAGTGTGGGTGACGGAAGTCGACCCGATCTGCGCACTGCAGGCGGCGATGGAAGGCTACCGCGTGGTGACCATGGATTACGCCTGCGAACACGGCGACATCTTCGTTACCTGCACGGGCAACTACCATATCCTCACGCACGACCACCTGACGCGCATGAAAGACCAGGCCATCGTCTGCAACATTGGTCACTTTGACAATGAAATCGACGTTGCTTCGTTGAAGCAATACGAGTGGGAAAACATCAAGCCGCAAGTCGACCACATCATCTTCCCGTCGGGCCGCCGCATCATCCTGCTGGCCGAAGGCCGCCTGGTCAACCTCGGTTGCGGCACGGGCCACCCGTCGTACGTGATGAGCTCGTCGTTCGCCAACCAGACGATCGCCCAGATCGAGCTGTACGCGAACACGGCCAATTACCCGGTCGGCGTGTACACCCTGCCAAAACACCTGGACGAAAAAGTCGCCCGTTTGCAACTCAAAAAGTTGAACGCGCAGCTGACGGAACTGACGCAAGAGCAAGCCGACTACATCGGCGTGCGCACGGAAGGTCCATACAAACCAGAGCACTACCGTTACTAA
- a CDS encoding Lrp/AsnC family transcriptional regulator yields MSKITLDKTDRKILAVLQADGRLSNQDVAEQVSLSPSPCLRRVKRLEEAGVIRQYVALLDPEKIGLGLLAYVNVRLEKHSDATAHSTARVLAPNLVTNTSPRADFAVAVAHWPEVVACYAMTGEMDYLLRVHVEDMEHFSRFMMATLLRHPAVLDVKSSFALQRIKDTTALPLL; encoded by the coding sequence ATGAGCAAAATTACGCTGGATAAAACGGACCGCAAGATCCTTGCCGTCCTGCAGGCCGATGGCCGCCTGTCCAATCAGGACGTGGCCGAACAGGTCAGCCTGTCGCCGTCGCCATGCTTGCGCCGCGTCAAACGGCTGGAAGAAGCGGGCGTCATCCGCCAGTACGTGGCCCTGCTGGACCCGGAAAAGATCGGCCTGGGCTTGCTGGCCTATGTGAATGTGCGGCTGGAAAAGCACAGCGACGCCACCGCCCACAGCACGGCAAGGGTACTGGCGCCCAACCTGGTGACGAATACCTCGCCGCGCGCCGACTTCGCCGTGGCCGTCGCGCATTGGCCCGAAGTCGTGGCTTGCTATGCGATGACGGGGGAAATGGATTATCTGCTGCGCGTGCACGTGGAAGACATGGAGCACTTTTCGCGCTTCATGATGGCGACATTGCTGCGCCACCCGGCCGTGCTGGACGTGAAATCGAGCTTTGCCTTGCAGCGCATCAAGGATACGACGGCCCTGCCCTTACTGTGA
- the hppD gene encoding 4-hydroxyphenylpyruvate dioxygenase — translation MQFQPWDNPMGTDGFEFVEYAAPDPKALGKLFENMGFTAIARHRHKDVTLYRQGDINFIINAEQDSFAQRFARHHGPSVCAIAIRVDDAAFVYRRALELGAWGFDNKTGPMELNIPAIKGVGDSLLYFVDRWRGKGADKEGAAAPGGIGDISIYDVDFVAIPGAVANPVGHGLTYIDHLTHNVHRGRMKEWASFYESLFNFREVRYFDIEGKLTGLKSKAMTSPCGKIRIPINESSDDKSQIAEYLDQYHGEGIQHIALGTDNIYSSVQGMRDTGIDFQDTIETYYELVNRRLPNHGEQLEELRRLRILIDGHSTETERELLLQIFTQTVIGPIFFEIIQRKGDQGFGEGNFRALFESIELDQIKRGVLKDTNAA, via the coding sequence ATGCAATTTCAGCCTTGGGATAACCCGATGGGTACCGATGGTTTCGAGTTCGTCGAGTATGCAGCACCAGACCCAAAAGCATTGGGCAAGCTGTTCGAGAACATGGGCTTCACGGCCATCGCGCGCCACCGCCACAAGGATGTGACCCTGTATCGCCAGGGCGACATCAATTTCATCATCAATGCCGAACAAGATTCGTTCGCGCAGCGTTTTGCCCGCCACCACGGCCCATCCGTGTGCGCCATCGCCATCCGCGTCGACGATGCGGCCTTTGTGTACCGCCGCGCGCTGGAACTGGGCGCCTGGGGTTTCGACAATAAAACGGGCCCGATGGAGCTCAATATCCCTGCCATCAAGGGCGTGGGCGATTCCCTGCTGTACTTCGTCGACCGCTGGCGCGGCAAGGGTGCCGACAAGGAAGGCGCTGCCGCGCCGGGCGGCATCGGCGACATCAGCATCTATGACGTCGATTTCGTCGCCATTCCCGGCGCTGTCGCCAACCCCGTCGGCCATGGCCTGACGTATATCGACCACCTGACGCACAATGTGCACCGTGGCCGCATGAAGGAATGGGCGAGCTTCTACGAAAGCCTGTTCAACTTCCGCGAAGTGCGCTATTTCGACATCGAAGGCAAGCTGACGGGCCTCAAGTCGAAGGCTATGACTTCGCCCTGCGGCAAGATCCGCATCCCGATCAACGAATCGTCGGACGACAAGTCGCAGATCGCCGAATACCTGGACCAGTACCATGGCGAAGGCATCCAGCACATCGCCCTGGGCACGGACAATATCTACTCTTCCGTGCAAGGCATGCGCGATACCGGTATCGATTTCCAGGACACGATTGAAACTTACTATGAACTGGTCAACCGCCGCCTGCCGAACCACGGCGAGCAGCTGGAAGAACTGCGCCGCCTGCGCATCCTGATCGATGGCCACAGCACGGAAACGGAACGCGAACTGCTGCTGCAGATTTTTACGCAGACGGTGATCGGTCCGATCTTCTTCGAGATCATCCAGCGCAAGGGCGACCAGGGCTTCGGCGAGGGCAATTTCCGCGCCCTGTTCGAGTCGATCGAGCTGGACCAGATCAAGCGAGGCGTGCTGAAAGATACGAATGCGGCGTAA
- a CDS encoding glutathione S-transferase family protein — protein sequence MQTTILDPSLTQTLAAAREPGLTLIIGNKNYSSWSMRPWVAMTAFGIPFQEVRVLLDQSDTATKIAEYSACGRVPVLLAGEITIWDSLAICEYLAEQFPDKHMWPQDVAARAMARCVCAEMHSGFAGLRTDMSMNIKAKLPGRGRTAAAQADIGRISEIWEECLSRFGHHQFLFGEFSIADAYFAPVVMRFRTYGVSLAPALNAYCERVQAHPAVARWITEALAETEVAAKHDAELPD from the coding sequence ATGCAAACGACTATCCTTGACCCCAGCCTGACGCAAACCCTGGCCGCCGCGCGCGAACCGGGCCTGACCCTCATCATCGGCAACAAGAATTACTCATCGTGGTCGATGCGCCCGTGGGTGGCCATGACAGCCTTCGGCATCCCGTTCCAGGAAGTGCGCGTGCTGCTCGACCAAAGCGACACGGCCACTAAAATCGCCGAATATTCGGCCTGCGGCCGGGTGCCCGTGCTGCTGGCGGGAGAAATAACCATCTGGGACAGCCTCGCCATCTGCGAATACCTGGCCGAGCAGTTTCCTGACAAACACATGTGGCCGCAAGACGTGGCCGCGCGCGCCATGGCGCGTTGTGTCTGCGCGGAAATGCATTCCGGCTTTGCCGGCTTGCGTACGGATATGTCGATGAATATCAAGGCCAAGTTGCCGGGCCGGGGCCGCACGGCTGCCGCGCAGGCGGACATAGGCCGCATCAGCGAAATCTGGGAAGAGTGTTTGTCGCGCTTTGGCCACCACCAGTTCCTGTTTGGTGAGTTTTCCATCGCTGATGCGTATTTCGCCCCCGTCGTCATGCGTTTCCGCACCTATGGCGTGAGCCTGGCGCCGGCCCTGAACGCGTATTGCGAGCGCGTGCAGGCGCACCCGGCCGTGGCGCGCTGGATCACGGAAGCGCTGGCGGAGACGGAAGTGGCTGCCAAGCACGACGCGGAATTACCTGATTAA
- a CDS encoding multifunctional CCA tRNA nucleotidyl transferase/2'3'-cyclic phosphodiesterase/2'nucleotidase/phosphatase: MKIYTVGGAVRDQLLGLPVKDHDHVVVGATPDDMLRQGFRPVGKDFPVFLHPKTQEEYALARTERKTAPGYRGFVFHTAPDVTLEEDLVRRDLTINAIARAEDGSLTDPFGGIEDIRNKIFRHVSDAFGEDPVRILRLARFAARFDAFTVAPATMALMRRMVADGEVDALVAERVWQEVAKGLMESHPSRMLTVLHECGALARIMGEIQLSERLLQVIDHAAAQGHELPVRFAALMLHVSKDAIEQLSERLRVPNECRELAVMAARELDNINGALNLTAEAVVSMCERCDGLRKPQRFAQMLQAVACDGLVAGDFAPAARLQGGLDAARAVNAGALAQGCVEPKRIPEVIHAARVAAVQAFLAQA, translated from the coding sequence ATGAAGATTTACACGGTCGGTGGTGCGGTGCGCGACCAACTGCTGGGCTTGCCCGTGAAAGACCACGATCACGTCGTCGTGGGCGCGACGCCCGACGACATGCTGCGCCAGGGCTTCCGGCCTGTCGGCAAGGATTTTCCCGTGTTTTTGCACCCGAAGACGCAGGAAGAATACGCGCTGGCCCGCACGGAACGCAAGACGGCACCCGGCTACCGGGGCTTTGTCTTCCACACGGCGCCCGACGTCACGCTGGAAGAAGACCTGGTGCGGCGCGATCTCACCATCAACGCCATCGCCCGGGCCGAAGATGGCAGCCTGACCGACCCGTTCGGCGGCATCGAGGATATTCGCAACAAGATCTTCCGCCACGTCTCCGATGCGTTCGGCGAAGACCCCGTGCGCATCTTGCGCCTGGCCCGCTTTGCCGCACGTTTTGACGCTTTCACCGTGGCACCGGCCACCATGGCCCTGATGCGCCGGATGGTGGCGGATGGCGAAGTCGATGCCCTGGTGGCCGAGCGCGTCTGGCAGGAAGTGGCCAAGGGGCTGATGGAAAGCCATCCTTCGCGCATGCTGACGGTGTTGCACGAGTGCGGCGCGCTGGCGCGCATCATGGGGGAAATTCAGCTCAGCGAACGCTTGCTGCAGGTCATCGACCATGCCGCTGCGCAAGGTCATGAATTGCCCGTGCGCTTCGCCGCCTTGATGCTGCATGTGAGTAAGGATGCCATCGAGCAACTGAGCGAGCGCCTGCGCGTGCCCAACGAGTGCCGCGAGCTGGCTGTCATGGCGGCGCGCGAGCTGGACAATATCAACGGCGCGCTGAACTTGACCGCCGAAGCCGTGGTGAGCATGTGCGAACGCTGCGATGGCTTGCGCAAGCCGCAGCGCTTTGCGCAGATGCTGCAGGCCGTGGCGTGCGATGGGCTGGTCGCGGGCGATTTTGCGCCGGCGGCACGGCTGCAGGGCGGGCTGGACGCGGCGCGCGCCGTGAATGCGGGCGCTTTGGCGCAGGGCTGCGTGGAGCCGAAACGCATCCCCGAAGTCATCCATGCGGCGCGGGTGGCGGCCGTGCAAGCATTCCTGGCTCAGGCTTGA
- a CDS encoding GNAT family N-acetyltransferase: protein MTLPKLFQNPFRRWLSRSGGGRPTVLVKQLHERDRRRMMKHFLSLEKSDRLLRFGSALPDELVAQYVQKMDFSRDMIYGVYNSLFKLVGVGHLAFAPKDKSPAKSVVTDKEQVAEFGVSVSKSMRGMGVGSKLFERAAIHCRNNDVDTLYMHCLSSNKTMMHIAKKAGMEIQRDYGEADAYLKLLPPNPTSMLQEAVQEQFAMFDYTFKANARAAFKLWDRLPGRKKKPEPPSQ from the coding sequence GTGACCTTACCCAAGTTATTTCAAAATCCGTTTCGCCGCTGGCTCAGTCGTAGCGGCGGCGGGCGTCCGACCGTGCTGGTCAAGCAGTTGCATGAGCGTGACCGGCGCCGCATGATGAAGCATTTCCTGTCGCTCGAAAAAAGCGACCGTTTGCTGCGCTTCGGCAGCGCCTTGCCCGATGAACTGGTGGCGCAGTACGTGCAGAAGATGGATTTCTCGCGCGACATGATTTATGGCGTCTACAACAGCCTGTTCAAGCTGGTGGGCGTGGGCCATCTGGCGTTCGCGCCGAAGGACAAGTCGCCGGCGAAAAGTGTCGTGACGGATAAGGAGCAGGTGGCCGAGTTTGGCGTGTCCGTGTCGAAATCCATGCGCGGCATGGGCGTCGGCTCGAAACTGTTCGAACGGGCGGCGATTCACTGCCGTAACAACGATGTCGATACCCTGTACATGCATTGTTTGTCGTCAAACAAGACGATGATGCATATCGCCAAGAAGGCAGGCATGGAAATCCAGCGCGACTATGGCGAAGCTGATGCTTATTTGAAACTATTGCCGCCGAACCCGACCAGCATGCTGCAGGAAGCCGTGCAGGAGCAGTTTGCCATGTTCGACTACACGTTCAAGGCGAACGCGCGCGCCGCATTCAAACTGTGGGATCGCTTGCCAGGACGCAAGAAGAAGCCCGAGCCACCATCACAGTAA
- a CDS encoding 5-formyltetrahydrofolate cyclo-ligase, which translates to MNSDPRITCDPAARPPIAPQDKAGLRKALLAARRALPETTRAGWDAAIARRLLDWCAQENVTELGVYWPLHGEPDLHGAYAQLDARGVKLCLPVVLEKHAPLAFSNWRPGEAMVKDGMGVAVPAQLRLRPAPTTLLVPCLGFSLERFRLGYGGGYYDRTLAQAPRPRTLGIAYACLAAHFASGEYDIALDHIMTEGDLF; encoded by the coding sequence ATGAATAGCGACCCTAGAATAACATGCGATCCGGCTGCACGGCCACCCATTGCTCCACAGGACAAAGCCGGCTTGCGCAAGGCCCTGCTGGCGGCCCGCCGCGCCCTGCCCGAGACCACGCGCGCAGGGTGGGACGCTGCCATCGCCCGGCGCCTGCTCGACTGGTGCGCGCAGGAAAATGTTACAGAACTGGGCGTGTACTGGCCCCTGCATGGCGAGCCGGACCTGCATGGCGCGTATGCGCAGCTGGACGCGCGCGGCGTGAAATTATGCCTGCCGGTGGTGCTGGAAAAGCATGCACCGCTGGCATTCAGCAACTGGAGGCCCGGCGAAGCGATGGTGAAAGATGGCATGGGCGTGGCCGTGCCCGCCCAATTACGCCTGCGCCCGGCGCCCACCACCCTGCTGGTGCCCTGCCTGGGTTTTAGTTTGGAACGTTTTCGCCTCGGCTATGGCGGCGGCTATTACGACCGTACCCTGGCGCAAGCGCCCCGTCCGCGCACCCTGGGGATCGCCTATGCCTGCCTGGCGGCACACTTCGCAAGTGGCGAATACGACATCGCCCTCGATCACATAATGACCGAGGGCGATCTGTTCTGA
- a CDS encoding lytic transglycosylase domain-containing protein has product MLCVASALSPLAALAQVPATVSPAAPDTRSEDDAFLLLRDAARKDDAEKADFYAGRLTNYQIPSYVDYYRLKPRIKLLTEAQFRDYLNRYKGSAIADRFRNDWLLELGRKRDWVVFDEQYPQFALDDDTQLKCYALMSRAAKGQNVAPEARNLLVSPPGYGEACGSLIAMLAQNGQFDTNDLWAQIRLAGQTNATGPARRIALLLGASDAKMAQAIDLPALMLAKGPGPSRADHEMYLVAVGRMAKSTLKLGVVALQKASGQLTPQEQAIGWANLALQASYSLAPEAFEYWQKSNGAPLTLEQMQWKTRIALREGSWPVVKSSIQAMPASLRTDPTWVYWLARAQQAETPGRPNTQADTLYRTIADQSNFYGLLANEELGNHLVLPPPGQPVTPAEIAAMAANPGLQRALKFFNMRLRFEGTREWNWELRSMTDRQHLAAAEFARQNNVLDRMVNTSDRTRLEVDYTQRYPTPHDDVMHPATQTLGLDKAWVYGLIRQESRFIMDAQSHVGASGLMQVMPSTARYVAKKIGLTDFVTETLSDVRTNVLLGTNYLNMVLGGLDGSQVLASAAYNAGPGRLRIWRATMTRPLEGAVFAETIPYTETRGYVKNVMANATYYAALFEKRPQSLKARLGTVGPKNSAIAADLP; this is encoded by the coding sequence ATGCTGTGTGTTGCATCGGCCTTGTCTCCCCTGGCCGCCCTGGCCCAGGTGCCAGCCACCGTCTCTCCTGCCGCACCGGACACGCGCAGCGAGGACGATGCCTTCCTGCTGCTGCGCGACGCCGCGCGCAAGGATGACGCCGAAAAAGCCGACTTTTATGCGGGTCGCCTGACGAATTACCAGATTCCATCGTATGTTGACTATTATCGGCTGAAACCGCGCATCAAACTGCTGACCGAGGCGCAATTTCGCGATTACCTGAACCGCTACAAGGGCAGTGCCATCGCCGACCGTTTCCGCAACGACTGGCTGCTGGAGCTGGGCCGCAAGCGTGACTGGGTCGTGTTTGACGAGCAATACCCGCAATTCGCCCTCGATGATGACACCCAGCTCAAGTGCTATGCGCTGATGTCGCGCGCCGCCAAGGGGCAGAACGTGGCGCCCGAGGCGCGCAACCTGCTCGTGTCGCCGCCCGGCTATGGCGAAGCGTGCGGCAGCCTGATCGCCATGTTGGCGCAAAATGGTCAATTCGACACGAATGACCTATGGGCGCAGATACGCCTGGCGGGCCAGACGAATGCCACGGGCCCCGCGCGCCGCATCGCGCTGCTGCTGGGTGCGTCCGACGCGAAGATGGCGCAAGCCATCGATTTACCGGCGCTGATGCTGGCCAAGGGACCGGGACCCAGCCGCGCCGACCATGAAATGTACCTGGTGGCCGTCGGCCGCATGGCGAAAAGCACCCTGAAACTGGGCGTGGTGGCGCTGCAAAAAGCCAGTGGGCAGCTGACGCCGCAGGAGCAGGCCATCGGCTGGGCCAACCTGGCCTTGCAGGCATCGTATTCGCTGGCGCCGGAAGCGTTTGAATATTGGCAAAAATCCAATGGCGCACCATTGACCCTGGAGCAGATGCAGTGGAAAACGCGCATAGCCCTGCGCGAAGGCAGCTGGCCCGTGGTGAAGTCGTCCATCCAGGCCATGCCCGCCTCCCTGCGCACGGACCCCACCTGGGTCTACTGGCTGGCGCGCGCACAGCAGGCTGAAACCCCGGGCCGCCCGAATACCCAGGCCGATACCCTGTACCGCACGATTGCCGACCAGTCGAATTTCTATGGCTTGCTGGCCAACGAAGAACTGGGCAACCATTTGGTCTTGCCGCCACCGGGCCAGCCCGTCACGCCGGCGGAAATCGCCGCCATGGCCGCCAATCCGGGCTTGCAGCGGGCGCTGAAATTTTTCAACATGCGCTTGCGCTTCGAAGGCACGCGCGAGTGGAATTGGGAATTGCGTTCGATGACGGATCGCCAGCATCTGGCGGCCGCGGAATTTGCGCGCCAGAACAATGTGCTCGACCGCATGGTCAATACCTCGGACCGCACGCGCCTGGAAGTCGATTACACGCAGCGCTACCCGACGCCGCACGACGACGTCATGCATCCGGCCACGCAAACCCTGGGCCTGGATAAAGCCTGGGTGTATGGCTTGATTCGCCAGGAATCGCGCTTCATCATGGATGCGCAGTCTCATGTGGGCGCGTCCGGCCTGATGCAGGTGATGCCGTCGACGGCCCGCTATGTCGCCAAGAAGATCGGCCTCACCGATTTCGTCACGGAAACATTGAGCGATGTGCGCACCAACGTCTTGCTGGGGACGAATTACCTGAACATGGTGCTCGGTGGCCTCGATGGTTCGCAAGTGCTGGCCAGCGCCGCCTACAACGCGGGACCGGGGCGCTTGCGCATCTGGCGCGCCACCATGACGCGTCCGCTGGAAGGGGCCGTCTTCGCCGAAACGATACCGTATACGGAAACGCGCGGCTACGTGAAAAACGTGATGGCCAACGCCACCTATTACGCGGCCCTGTTCGAGAAGCGCCCGCAATCGCTGAAAGCACGCCTGGGTACCGTGGGGCCGAAAAACAGCGCCATCGCGGCCGATTTGCCTTGA
- a CDS encoding phage holin family protein: MRLLLIWFINAAALFAVPYLMHSVTMSSGWTALLAAAVLGLVNALIRPLLILLTLPVTFLSLGLFILIINGFLFWLVAQVIDGFHVASFWSAVGGAILYSIISWALSTLLLSNDDGKA; this comes from the coding sequence ATGCGCTTGCTACTGATTTGGTTTATCAATGCGGCAGCCCTGTTTGCCGTTCCTTACCTGATGCACTCGGTGACGATGAGCAGCGGCTGGACTGCGCTGCTGGCCGCTGCCGTGCTGGGGCTGGTCAATGCGCTGATCCGCCCATTGCTGATCTTGCTGACCCTGCCCGTGACATTCTTGTCGCTGGGCCTGTTCATCCTGATCATCAACGGCTTCCTGTTCTGGCTGGTGGCGCAGGTGATAGATGGTTTCCATGTCGCCAGTTTCTGGTCTGCCGTGGGCGGTGCCATTCTGTACAGCATCATTTCCTGGGCCTTGTCGACCTTACTTTTGAGTAATGACGATGGAAAAGCATAA